In Kryptolebias marmoratus isolate JLee-2015 linkage group LG20, ASM164957v2, whole genome shotgun sequence, a genomic segment contains:
- the rgs5b gene encoding regulator of G-protein signaling 5b, which yields MCRGLDSLPFTCLERAKELRALFGSLLQKSDHSIRKSDKLKLNEVNEPMKWKESFENLLSSQNGLCLFRAFLVSEFSEENIAFYLACEDYKSTKPSKLAQKAKKIYEEFIGFDAPREVNLDHATKAITKENMERPSQSCFDEAQAKIYILMEKDCYPRFLKSSMYLELTRKTRTG from the exons ATGTGCAGAGGACTGGATTCACTGCCCTTCACCTGCTTGGAGAG GGCAAAGGAGCTGAGGGCGTTGTTTGGAAGTTTGCTACAGAAGTCAGACCACAGCATCAGGAAAAGTGACAAGCTAAA GTTAAATGAAGTGAACGAGCCCATGAAGTGGAAGGAGTCATTTGAGAATCTGTTGTCCAGCCAAA ATGGACTGTGCCTGTTCAGGGCATTCCTGGTGTCAGAGTTTAGCGAGGAGAACATCGCTTTCTACCTGGCATGTGAGGACTACAAATCAACTAAGCCTTCGAAACTGGCCCAGAAAGCAAAGAAGATCTATGAGGAGTTCATCGGTTTTGATGCGCCGCGAGAG GTGAATCTCGACCATGCGACCAAAGCGATCACCAAGGAGAACATGGAGCGGCCCAGTCAGTCCTGCTTCGACGAGGCCCAAGCTAAAATCTACATCCTGATGGAGAAAGACTGCTACCCTCGTTTCCTCAAGTCCTCAATGTACCTGGAGCTGACCAGAAAAACCAGAAcaggctaa